The DNA region GGCCTAATTGAGCAATTGGTTAGGTCTACTCACATAGATTTAATTTGATCTCTGGCATTTATAATTTTGATCTACCTTAACCAGTTTCGAACGAGGTCTATTATAAATAGGATTTTTTTGTAACTCAAAATGTTCCTCATTTTTTTCTTTATTAGGATAATTGTGGCTGTTACTACTTCCTCCTTGATCATGCACAACATCATCATATGTATTATCGCTATCATTATCATTACTCTCAACAAAGGTAGAAAGAGCAGTAGTAGAGTTAGTACTTGCTTTGCCGTTAATACTATCTATCTGATTATCGGAAAGTTTGTTTTTCTTTTGAATTATAGCATATATAGGAGGAATCAATGATATATTAGTCTGATAAGAAGAAGTAGAAGCTAATGGTTCATCATAAATCTGATTATTAGATAAATTAGAATTCGGCAACTCATCATATTCATGATTTAGCTTAGTAGTTAGATCACGATTGAGAGCTTCTAAACCATTGTTTTTATGCTTGAGATAACATGCTATCACTGTAGGAATACTACAGCTAATATTCATAAATAATCACCTTATTATTATAAGCATAAGCTTATAATATGATTTACTGTAATTGTCAATGTATATAATAAATTCAAGAATAAACCTTCTAAGAAACGAGAGAAAATTATCCAGCATTTACAGCTTTTGCAAAAAATGTGAAAGGAGAAATTACCATAGTACAGGCTGTATATCTAAATTTGAAAACAGGATATAAGGCAGATATTTTAACTAACTGAAGATCTTTAGTAAAATCAGTAGATCGTTCATAACAATCGCAAAACAAAATGCGAACAACACTAATGTAACAATTATATCAGAAGGTGCTGAAACAGCATCAAGCCTTGTATATTACCTCTTTCTAACTTTTTCTTATCCTAAATTAGCGTTTTTAGGAAGATTTATGAAAACATCAGATTTTCAAGTAAAGACAGAAACAAAACTAAAGGTAATAGCATGGTTATCATTACAAAAATCATGTGAATTGTTTATCTCTTTAGCCAATTTCATTAATTTTTGCACTGTATGCTTCTAAATTAGAGCGTATAAAGCTAGCTCTTACTACTACACTATACTTCTTATATCGAACTCGTATTGTATTTTAATTGATTCTGATTTTTGTGCAATTTAAAGCTTCTGAAATCAGTTTCAAGGGAAGTATAATGTTTAACACTATACATATACCTTAACAATCTGCAATACTTTCGCTTCCTATATTTTGATATGTTTCTTATATCAAGCTCATGTTATTTAAACTATGTTTATGATTGATGCTATTCCTACTAAAGTATTCTATTAAGCAATAAATCTAGTACTTTTTATAATTGTTATCTTTACAAGCATTTCTTATTTATTAGTATTTTCTTTTAAAAATTTTATTACATCTGCTATATCTTTAGCATTAGGTAATCCAATAAACGACATTCTAGTACCTGGAATGTATTTAGTTGGTTTATGTAAATATAAAAACAAAGATTTCTCATCCCAGCTACCACCTTGAGAAGTCATTGCAGCAGAGTAATTATAATTTGGATAAGTAGCTTTAATTCTATTTACGACATCATATAAATTAGGTCCAACTCTGTTAACTCCATCCTTATTACTAGTATGACAAGAAGAGCATTTTTGTTTGAAAAGCTTACTACCAGATTCTAAGCTAGCATTTTTTATTAATTCAGCAATTTTTTGTTCATCAAGCTCGAATATAGCATCTTTTGCTAATGGACTAAAGTTACCCTGTTGAGCTTGATCGCTAATATCATCAACATGATAACCACGCTTAGCAGGAAGTAGAAGTGGCTTATATAAAGTATCAGTTAATATAGTTACTGACATTATTATTACACCTGTTAATAAAATAGATGCAGCTACTTTGTTTAGTTCAAAGCCGTCCATACTTAAATTTTTTACTTTTGATTAAAATTAATCATTGCTATCTAAAAATTACTTTGGTAGATACTACGATAAATCATCATTGAAACTAAGTTGATTTGCATAAAATAACTCAGTATATATTAAATATTGTACAATAACTTTTTAAGCGTATGCAATAACTATATGATATGGGACTGTATATCCTTGACAATATATCATAATTTATTAGAGTATAATAGCAAATTAATTAATTCTGGGAAATAAAAATTATGATATTAAGTATCAACATATTCGTGTTAGTTGCACTAGTTATTATACTATTTAATGTATTTAAAATTGTACCTCAGCAACAGGCTTGGATAATAGAAAGATTAGGTAAGCTACATAAAGTTTTGCCTGCAGGGTTAAATTTTATAATCCCAATGATAGATAGAGTAGCATACAAGCATACCTTAAAGGAACAAGCAATTGATGTAACTGCGCAAACAGCTATTTCTAACGATAATGTTAGCTTATCTATTGATGGAGTACTATATGTTAAAATTATAGATCCAGTAGCAGCTTCTTATGGAGTTAGTGATCCATATTATGCGATTACTCAATTAGCTCAAACTACTATGCGATCAGAGATAGGAAAGATTCCACTAGATAAAACTTTTGAGGAACGTGAAAATTTAAATATAGCTATTGTAACATCTATTAATCATGCAGCTGCAAACTGGGGAATTCAGTGTATGAGATATGAGATTAAGGATATTTACCCTCCACAATCTGTATTACGAGCTATGGAGCTTCAGGTAGCAGCAGAAAGACAAAAACGTGCTCAAATACTTGAATCAGAGGGAAAGAGGCAGTCGCAAATCAACCTAGCAGAAGCAGGAAAAGCAGAAGTGGTTTTAAATTCTGAAGCTGCAAAAACCGATCAAGTTAATAGAGCTGTAGGTGAAGCTGAAGCTATATTACTAGTTGCAAAAGCTACAGCTGAAGGAATAGAGCGACTTGCGCAAGCAATAAATAATACAGGAGGAAGTGATGCTGTCTCGCTACGTATTGCAGAACAGTATATCGATGCTTTATCCAAAATAGCTAAAGAAACTAATACAGTAATTATACCATCAAACATTAATGACAGTAGTTCAGTAGTTACTCAGGCTTTATCAATTTTTGATGCAATAAAACTTTCAAAGTCTAAAAAATCTACAAACTCAGAGAATGCATAGCATAAGTACAATATGCAAAAAGTTTATTGATAGAACAGAAGTAAGCTATGGTAAGACTGCAACTAATCTAGTAATAATTAGACTAAGAGGTATTATAGTTATTCAATGGTATATAACATAAATCAAAAAATAGTTGCATCAGAATAGAAAGAAGATATAGTAAAGAAACTCCAAGTTCGATAGAAGTTTGTAATTTTATAAATCCTTGACTTAAAGTTCCTCTTGAAGCCAAATCATATAACTGAGATTCAGCAGTTTCTACCTGGCTTATAGCTGTATCTGCTAAAGTAGAAGAATATGCATTCGTTGCTATTTTTTCTGCAATTTCAATTAAATAACGCCGCAGTGCGAGATCATATACTATTTTGCCGTACTCATTAACATTAACTATACTTAATGCTAAAGTTGTAAGTTTAGCTAGATAATCTACTCCACCTATTTCCTCAAATGCGAGTTCATTGCCTAGCATATTTTTGAGCGAAATTACAGTAGCACTAATTCCTTTACTAATAATGAGATTAATTGACTTATATATTTTACCATGTAATGGTTCATAAAAATGTTCCGGCAGTAAAAATTCGTTAATGTTATATAGCGCACGATTGTTAATCAGAATTGCCCCAAGTATCATTTGCTCTGCTTAAATATTATTTGGAGCAATCTTTGCAAGATCTTTTTCCATATCACTCTTTAAATTTTATTAAAATTATTCGAACTTAACTAACTCAAAAGAAAACCCTTGAGCTTTAAAAGCGTGCGCAAGATTTTCCATATGGTTGATTGTGATGTAACTATCAGCAAATCCTGTTTTAGCTTTAATGAATATTTTTTTATTAACATTATCTTCATTTACAACTTTTATGGACTAAACCATGATTTATCGATAGCTTGACCATAACTTTTAATCAAAGATTCTCGTACTTTGTACCAAGTTGAGTTGGAGTCCAATTGTTTACTCAGATTCAAGAGATACTCTTCTTCATTGATTTGTTTCTGTGAAACAGTTTTGAGTTGCTCAAATGGTGTAACTTGTAATTCTTGTCGTATCCATATACATCTTGTACAGCTTGTAATATCTTTGATCTATCACATTCTGTTAGTGTAATATTTTTAAGCAACTTAACAAAAAACTTAGTTCGAACTGCTGGCCCAAAACTACAAGAAGTCAAAATTTGATAAGCCATAGCTGCTTCAAAAGAACCAGCAATTTTATGCTTCAACTGGCTTTCCTTACTAAGATTTGTCCTTGTTTCAATTTGCGCAAGATATTTTTCCTTATTAAATTTTTCTACGTTATCAAATCCACAGTTGTCACTATTTGCCTGATCAGTAGTTCGTAATTCATTTGCTAACGCTTTTGCCATATAGTTTAGAACTGATGCCTTACCGCCAAAATGATAATTCGAATATTGATCTGCTAGCTTTAATAGTAATTTGTTGATAAAGTATATGTTAAAACCTCTATCAGACTTATGTTGCAGTGTAACTACATCTTCTGGTGTTAGTTGGGTAAAAGTCTTCTAGCCTGTACCTTTTGAACCATTCTTTTTTACCATTCGAAGACTTGAGAATCTTTGTTATTAGTGATTCAATGTCTTTATTGCGATTTTTAGTTGAAGTCCGTATATCATTTTCAAAATCATCAACATTTTGAAAATTTTGTTCTTCATTTTCATTTTTGTTATTCTCTACTAACTCACCTTCAGTAGATCTAGATATTTTAGATTTTTTTTATATATCTATATATGTCCCTGAAAAAAGTTTCAGGTTGACCTGAAATTTCTTTCATGTTGGGACGAAATTTTTTTTCTGGTAAGGCTATATTTTCTTCTTTTCCTTTTTCACTATAGTGCTGAAAATTTTTCAGAATTTTTATGCAAGGAACATTACGTAACTTAACATTGTCTTTAATTATTGTCCTATTTTCAACTTCAATAAAACCTGCATCTCTTAATTCTACTAAGCATTGCCTAACTCTTCTTTGACCAACATTCAGCTTATCTTCATAAAGTTGATAACTTTCCTGTAATTCATCTATATCTTTGTTGTAATAGATATGTAGTCTAAATACTATGAATGATAAAAGCTGTTTAGATGTTTTACTTAATGCTTTTCCATTATCTCCACTTAGCTTTCTCCATTCTGGTGGAATGATATTTCCAATAAAGTTATAAAATATTGTGTCATTATTGTTACTATTATTTTTAATAATATTACAACTATTACTACAGGGCGCATTTTTCATCTCCAAAAATACAGCTATAGTAGGTGTTTTAGAAAATAATTTTTTTATAAAATTACAGTCAAATTTTTGTTCAAAAGGTTGAAAATAGGTTGAAAAAAATTTTTATGCCAAACATATATAAATCTTCATACTTATACTATCTGCCTTAGAAGACCAATTTTGCTTATAGGTAATGTTCTATACTAAAAAATATCATGACAAACAACTTCGAGATACAGGAGAGCCATATTATATGCATCCATTAGAAGTAGCTTATATGATAGCAGACTACAGCTTTGAAACAGATACGATTATTACAGCAATACTACATGATACCATCGAAGACACAACACTAACTAAAGAAAAGATTGTTAAGGTATTTGGTAAAAAAATTGCAGAACAGGTTTCAGAACTCACCAGGATTAAGGATAATAAAAAAATCAGTTCTAGAGAAATGATTCAAACATTTTATAGGCAAAATAAAACAGAACTATTATTAATTAAGCTTTTCGAGCGATTCCATAATATTCAGACTGTATCAATAAAACCTTATGAAAAAGACAAAAAATCGTCATTAGAACTCAGCAAGAATTTATACCTCTTGCTAAGTACCTTAAATTACGAGAAATTGCCATAGAGCTAAATAAATACTGTGAGCTGTATGCTAGGTGCGTCAAGAGAAAAGGTGAATTAATCTCACTGGTGAAAGTCCAGTTATGGAAGGAGAAGCTAGATCCACCATATAGCGAGTCTTGTGCTGCTGAAGGTAACGACAGTAGTAAAGCGTAGACAGTGAAACATTCGAGCCGAAACCAAATGGTGAACGTGATAGCCCTGAAAGTGAGATGTAGTGGAAGCCGATATGTTCTAGCACATAGTAGGCAAAAGAAGATTGGAGGTCAAACTAGTAAAAATCCAAAAATTTTCAACCACCGGGGTCGCAGGCGTCAGCGAGTTTGTAAAGATTAATGACACAACTTGAGAAGTCCTTATAACTCTTACGTAATTAAGTAAGTATTCAAAGTACAAGTGATGAAACATAAGGCTTTGGAGATGGTGTAAGGATGGCTGAGTTAGCCATAGTAGTGATGAAACCTAGTAATGTGGGTGGAGCAAAGGGTTAGCAGAAAAGTAAGAATGCAAGAGGGAAACAATGGCTGTACACAGCATAGACAGAAATACATGGTTAACGAAACTTGAGCGTATAAAGTTGCTATCATCGAAAAATCAAGACATAAAGTTTAATAATCTAAATCAAGACATAAAGTTTAATAATCTTGGACATATCATTGATTTAAAGATATTAGAAGAACAATATAAGGAACTCGATAGCAAGAAAGCGATAGGAATAGATGGTATAACCAAAGAGGATTATGGTAAGAAGTTGAAAGCAAATCTGCTCTCGCTTCTTACTAGAATTTGCAATGGGAAATATCAGGCTAAACCTGCACGAATAACAGAAATTCCAAAAGAAGATGGAGGCAAAAGACCTTTGGTAATATCATGTTTTGAAGATAAGATAATCGAGTCTACAGTAAGCAAGATACTAAACTCTGTGTTTGAGCAAATATTCTTTTAAAGTATTCATATGGATTTCGACCTAAATTAAATGCACACGACGCTTTAAGGGAGTTAAATAGACTTACGTATAACTTCAATAAAGGGGCTATAGTAGAGATTGATATAACAAAGTGTTTCAATACAATCAAGCATTGTGAGTTGATGGAATTTCTAAGAAAGAGAATATCTGACAAGAAATTTCTAAGACTAGTTATGAAACTGATTGAAACACCAATCATAGAAAATGGTACTATAGTTACTAACAAAGAAGGTTGTCGTCAAGGATCAATAGTTTCACCAATCCTGGCAAATGTCTTTCTGCATTATGTTATAGATAGCTGGTTTGCAAAAATCAGCAAAGAAAACTTAATGGGACAAACAGGAATGGTGAGGTACTGCGACGATATGGTATTTGTCTTTGAAAGGGAAGCAGATGCGAAAAGGTTTTATGATGTTTTGCCTAAAAGGTTAAATAAGTATGGGCTAAATATCAATGAAGCTAAATCACAAATGATAAAATCTGGTAGAGACCATGCTGCAAATTTAGCCCAACAATGCAGGAAGATCGCAAGTTATAATTTTCTTGGATTTACTTGCTATTGGAGAAAATCAAGATTTGGCATAACATGGAGACTAAAATATACCTCAAGGAGAGATCGTTTTACTGAGAAACTGAAAGGACTGAGAAAATATTTGCGTAGTCAGCTAAACAAGCAAGATAAAACACAAACATTATCACAAGTCATTAGAGTTATTAGGTGAATGGATCAACTATCATGGTATATCTGATAATAAAAGACGAGTAAGTTCATTTATCAACCAAAGTAAACGGGCAATATATAACTGGTTTAATAGAATGGGAGGAAAACGTAAGATGAATTGGAAAAGACTAACCGAGATACTTAAAAGAGTAAATTTTCCTAAAATTGGAAAGATTGTCTCAATGTTCTAGACAACAAATAAGGCATAATGCTTATCTTATTTTTGAGAGCCGGATGCGGTAATTCTGCAAGTCCGGTTCTGAGGAGGGGCCTAATTGAGCAATTGGTTAGGTCTACTCACACAACAACAAGATGGTAAAGCAGTGTGCCCATCATTATTTTTTGCGTTTACGTTAGCTCCATTGTTCAGCAAAATCTTAGCAATATGTAGATTCTTATATTTCAAAGATACATGTAAAGCGGTGATACCATCTTTATATTTTGAATTTACAAAGTGTGCTATTCTTGCTGTACTTTTTCAATATCGCCTCTTTAATAGCTCGATGTAAAGCATATTTAGTTTTAGATTTAGATATCATATTTATGTTGACAAAATTTGTAGTCCAAATTTTTGTTTTACTTTTGTTATGGTTTTTTCAGCTATTATTTTAGCCTGATTAGCCCCTGTAATCAATACTTGATTAACATAATCTAAATTATTCATATAATTATTATATTCTTTCAAAATAGGGTTAAGACAATCAATAATTAACATTGCTAAGTCTTTTTTAAATTTAGTTAATTCTGCATATTCATATTCTTTTACTATATCATTAGTGGTTTTATTAGATAGTGCAGCAAATATATTAATTAGATTAGAAATCTCTGGTCTGCTTGTAGGGTCATATGTGATTTGAGTATAGCAATCAGTTTTTGCTTTTTGCAACTTTCTAAAAATAACGTCTTGTGAATCAGTTAGATTAATTCTACTAAAATCAGAGATATCTGACTTACTCATTTTTTTTCTGCCATCTTTTAGACTCATGATTTTTCCTGCTGTATGATCTATAAATAGTTCCGGTAACTTGAAAATGGTATCATCATTAAACTTATGATGGATTATTTTAACTATATCTCTTACTAGTTCTAAATGTTGCTTTTGATCAGCCCCAACTGGTACTAAATCTGCTTGATATAACAGAACATCTGCAGCCATCAGTACAGGATATGCTAGCAATCCTAAGTTGATATTATTTGAGCTGCATTTGATAGTTTTATCTTTAAATTGAGTCATTCGTTTTAATTGTCCAAGTGGAGTAACGCAATTTAGTATCCATGCAAGCTCTGAATGTTCTTTAACATCAGATTGAAGAAAAATTATTGATTGTTTGGGATTTATTCCGCATGCTAGAAGCATGCAAGCTGAACTAAATATCGACTCACTTAGTTTCAATGATTCTTGTGAAGTAGTAATTGAATGTAGATTAGCAAGAAAAAATATGGACTGAAATTTTGATTGCATTTGAACCCATTTCTGTATAGATCCTAAATAATTGCCAAGATGCTGCTTTCCTGTAACCTGTATACCAGATAATATACGTTTGGACATTAATATACCTGACTTTAAATGTTTTAAATGGTGTTTATTATAAACATATTTGAAGTTTTTAGCATTAATAATTTTTTAAATTCTAATTTTGAAGTATTAAAATAAAAAAGTAATTAGTATGACATATTCGATATATTTTGGAAAAAAGTACTGGACATAAAGGGAAGAGAGAAAATTACTTTTGAAAAAGTATCAAAATATTTTGTGATAGGAAAGAATACAGTATTTGTATTTAGTAAAAACATATTGTAGTTAAAAAACAGAAACAGAGCTCCAATAAAAGCCTTTATTGATAAACTAAAATGAAGATGTGAGCCAATATAGTGACACATATTAATACGAAAGAGCTAAAGGACTATGAGTAAGTAAGTCTGGTGTACAAAAAGCATTAAAGAGATTAAATTATTACATAAGACTTCTTTCGAAACTATACAATGATGTAAAATGGTGTTATAAAAATCTGATTTGAAGTAACAATGAAATTAGATCAGATTAAAGAGTTAAAGGATGAAAAATTTCGTCGATTAACAGTAGTAAGGAAGGGAACATTCTCAAAGATGGTGGATATTTTGAGGAAAGCTGATGGTGTTAAGAAATCAAAAGGAGGGCGTAAAAATAAGCTCAATTTGGAGGAACAGTTATTGATGGCCTTAGAATACCTTAGAGAATACCGTACTTATTTTCATATAGGTCAGAACTATGGGATTAGTGAAAGTTCAGCATATAAAGCTGTAAAATGGGTAGAAGACACCTTAGTTAAACACCCAAACTTTGCTCTTCCAGGTCGTAAAGCTCTAATGAATAGCGATATGAATTATGAAGTAGTCTTGATTGGTGCTACTGAGAGTCCTATAGAAGGACCTAAAAAAAAATAAAAATTCTATTATTCGGGAAAGAAGAAAAAGCATACACTAAAAACTCAAATAGTGGTAGACAAGAAAACGCACCAAGTAATATGTACAGATTTTTCTAACGGTAAAAAACATGACTTTAGATTATTTAAGGAATCCAAAATTCTTATCCATCCTAAGATTAAAGCGATTACTGATACAGGATATCAAGGTATACAAAAAATTCGCAATAATTCTGCATTACCAAAGAAAAAAAGCAAGAAAAATCCTTTAACTAAAAATGATAAAAAGAATAATCGTAGGTTAGCAGGAAAAAGAGTTGTCAATGAAAACGTTATTGCTATGCTAAAACGGTTCAAAATTATTGCTGACAAATATCGAAATAGACGTAAAAGATTCGGTCTTAGATTTAATTTGATCTCTGGCATTTATAATTTTGAACTACCTTAACCAGTTTCGAAAGAGGTCTATTGTCTTTAATTATTATCCTATTTTCAACTTCAATAGTTAGCTTTCTCCATTCTGTTGGAATGATATTTCCAATAAAGTTATAAAATATTATGTGATTATTGTGTGAGTAGACCTAACCAATCGCTCAATTAGAACCATCTTCAGAGCCTGATTTGCAGAATTACCGCATTCTTATTCCCGAAAAATAAGATAAGCTTTATGCCTGATTTGTTGGAAAATTTACTCTTTTAACGCCAGATTATGATAAGAAAAAATATGAAAAGCATAATGAAAAAGGTCTACAAGAGATAATGTACAATTATAATTATGCAATATATTTATAGTCATTTACAAATGAAGTTTGAGCATAGAAAAAAGAGATAATAGAATTAGCAAATTGAGTAATTTGATGTTTAATCCACAGCTTCATATTAGCCGAAAACTTTTCTATCGGATTTAAATCTGGAGAATAAGGTGGAAGAAAAATAACTTTACAACCAAC from Orientia tsutsugamushi str. Boryong includes:
- a CDS encoding c-type cytochrome, with the protein product MSVTILTDTLYKPLLLPAKRGYHVDDISDQAQQGNFSPLAKDAIFELDEQKIAELIKNASLESGSKLFKQKCSSCHTSNKDGVNRVGPNLYDVVNRIKATYPNYNYSAAMTSQGGSWDEKSLFLYLHKPTKYIPGTRMSFIGLPNAKDIADVIKFLKENTNK
- a CDS encoding SPFH domain-containing protein, which codes for MILSINIFVLVALVIILFNVFKIVPQQQAWIIERLGKLHKVLPAGLNFIIPMIDRVAYKHTLKEQAIDVTAQTAISNDNVSLSIDGVLYVKIIDPVAASYGVSDPYYAITQLAQTTMRSEIGKIPLDKTFEERENLNIAIVTSINHAAANWGIQCMRYEIKDIYPPQSVLRAMELQVAAERQKRAQILESEGKRQSQINLAEAGKAEVVLNSEAAKTDQVNRAVGEAEAILLVAKATAEGIERLAQAINNTGGSDAVSLRIAEQYIDALSKIAKETNTVIIPSNINDSSSVVTQALSIFDAIKLSKSKKSTNSENA
- a CDS encoding reverse transcriptase domain-containing protein is translated as MLLKYSYGFRPKLNAHDALRELNRLTYNFNKGAIVEIDITKCFNTIKHCELMEFLRKRISDKKFLRLVMKLIETPIIENGTIVTNKEGCRQGSIVSPILANVFLHYVIDSWFAKISKENLMGQTGMVRYCDDMVFVFEREADAKRFYDVLPKRLNKYGLNINEAKSQMIKSGRDHAANLAQQCRKIASYNFLGFTCYWRKSRFGITWRLKYTSRRDRFTEKLKGLRKYLRSQLNKQDKTQTLSQVIRVIR
- a CDS encoding ankyrin repeat-containing protein is translated as MKYKNLHIAKILLNNGANVNAKNNDGHTALPSCCCVSRPNQLLN
- the trpS gene encoding tryptophan--tRNA ligase, whose product is MSKRILSGIQVTGKQHLGNYLGSIQKWVQMQSKFQSIFFLANLHSITTSQESLKLSESIFSSACMLLACGINPKQSIIFLQSDVKEHSELAWILNCVTPLGQLKRMTQFKDKTIKCSSNNINLGLLAYPVLMAADVLLYQADLVPVGADQKQHLELVRDIVKIIHHKFNDDTIFKLPELFIDHTAGKIMSLKDGRKKMSKSDISDFSRINLTDSQDVIFRKLQKAKTDCYTQITYDPTSRPEISNLINIFAALSNKTTNDIVKEYEYAELTKFKKDLAMLIIDCLNPILKEYNNYMNNLDYVNQVLITGANQAKIIAEKTITKVKQKFGLQILST
- a CDS encoding transposase, producing MQQVLINELEPAQFVVMDNAAFHKSKKTKELIESVGCKVIFLPPYSPDLNPIEKFSANMKLWIKHQITQFANSIISFFYAQTSFVNDYKYIA